The DNA window agacagccatctgtgataagctctagcacatggggagacggtggaattgttttaagggaaatgtgtctaacacatgcctcgaatcaaccatcaaatacggtgatattgttcttcgtatatcttattttattttatttatttgtaacatcgtatgtatatatatttttctgttatttcaagacattatTTCTAACAGTATATACATATGGTGGCTGGAACTCAAGGAAGTAAGGCGGTCAAATTCAAGTTGGTGTTGGTAATCGAGAGGGATATTGCTCTAGTGAACAAAGGGTTAGATGGGCTTAAGGAAGAGTATAGTGTGCCAACTTCATAGTGGTGCAAGCTAACCAGGGCATGGTTCAACTTTCTAATGGCTCGTAGCAGTTAATGGATGTTGGGTACTAACatagttttttataattttattgtatatttgtttattaattatgcATTGAAAAAGtctttatacattttaatattttattatatttctttgttATTGTTATATAgggaaattatatattttattaataattatgtatgaaaacttgttatcatttttttaataatattttttatttgtttatatgatcGTAATTTGTATATGTACCTATAACACCACCACCACTAATGTTCTTATTAAAATGTTCTTATTTAACCATTTGTAAGGTTGTactaaatatgaatataattgttttacaatacatgaaagataaaataaaaaaataaaaacactacaaagaaaagaaagcatATACAAAGCTAACATTAATTGAAGTCTATTTCCTtaaggaaaaaagaaaattgaagcaTAAAGATGCAATCATGtgaataatatttgttatggTCAGTAATGGGAAATGGGAAAGAAGACGGAGGAAACAAAAGTCTGATTCAACAAGGATATTTTGAATTGACTCATTATATACTACAACTTGagtctatttaattttatattaactaataattGAATCCCAAAGCACAAGTcgttgtagtatagtggtaagtATTCCCGCCTGTCACGCGGGTGACCCGGGTTCGATCCCCGGCAACGGCGTCGTTTTTTGCTTTTGTTCTTATATTTGAACTGATGCCATGCTAATTAAAACTTGTTACAACAGTAGtctatgttttgtttttgtagcTGAATGCCTGAAACCATTAAAACTGTTTAAATTATTccttatagaatatatatttgttgcATAAGGTTGTAATTGGATGAACCCCCTTGGGATTCCAACAGTTGCTTATATGAtgcacataaaaaaatataacctataaataaatacattctCCATTGTTTtatgtgaataaaaaaaatatgaaaatattagtGCACCAGCCGGGAATTGAACCCGGGTCTGTACCGTGgcagggtactattctaccactagaccactggtgCTTTGTGaataacatttatattattttgttcacTACTCGTAATTtcgtaaaaaaaaacatttcaattcaacaaaaattaaacctgaaatgtgaaaaataattgtCTTACAAGTTATATATTCCAAATATTATAGTTTTAAGTgtgccaaaaaaaaaatagtcatatattttccttttttgtCTTAAACAATgtaataatttcattaaaataatttaatattccATTTAGAACGTCTTAAGTTGAAATGAATGTCATGACTTATTGTGGGTCATAATAGCATCAttcgttaaaaaaaattaaaatatcttcatAAAATTGGTTTCTCGCAACAAATTTAATTAGCTTATTATGCTTGtctaattagtttaatttgaaattattaaaaataattaatagtttttaagaaacttaaatcaaataagtttgaagtaatttaaattaattaataaattgttttatcctttataaatactatttaaatCGAACATTATACAAAAACAAACTAATTTTACAAAAATGGCTAAAAACAAAggaataatttaatcaattagaaagaaaaatatgcACACAAGagaaaaatgagtaaaaaaACCGGTGACATAATGTTTAGTAATAGCGAATGACAAGTGGGAATACTAAaagaaacataacataaatcaCAGACTTATATTGATCATCACAAGGTCCAAATAAATGTCACAAATTAGGCCAATCAAAAGTAGCATCCTGCCTTACTCATAAGCAAGTTATATCATtgcaattttcaaaaataaataaataaaataaaaagataatgtCCATGTTgtaaataattccaacaatctgtCAAACAATTGGTTAACTTTGAATACCATTCTTGAGTacctatattatttaataattttataaataaatttttatcaaaataaaattaaagcccaattaaaataatttattaaagtataaatgTTATGAACTTGTTTAAACgtctataataaatataaggacatatttgtgtagaaacaGAAATATCATTTACTATTTCATTTACTATTTCGTTGATGAGCCGAATAGTAATGAGCAAGGTGTATCCAGGAATTTTTCTTCCTTGGGTTATCAAGATTATACATTTCACTATTACGGGTAATAAGTGAGAATATTAAACATAATCATCGaactactaaaataaaataaatatacaaaatctaaaaattgaTGTGAATACCtgattaaaataacaaatttatatatataattgtatatagtattattgaaaatctaaaaaataagacaaaaaaatctaaaactaagacaaaaaaaaatctataaaatttaaCGAAcgtttacatattattttagttgtaaCCTTCTATTCTTTATAGAATAAAATTCATCTATTATAGAATCTGAATCAATATCTTCAACAAGCTCTCgttcaatataaattatcataatatcTGCTAAAAACTCTTCTTCCATCTTATTCCGttgaatatttttcaaatgtttCATTGCTGAAAATGACCTTTCTGTAGTGACAGTAGAAACTGGTAAAGTCAAAACAAGTCGAATCAatctatcaatcaaattataatttgatgacTTGTTTGTTTCAACTAATCTGCGACACAATTCAATGATGGAagacatattttgaaaattctcatTACGAGAAACTTCAATTTATTAATGTTGGAGTTGAGGTCTCAAATAATGCATTTCTTGTTCACTGAAATCTCCTGGATAATACTTTTCAGCCAATTTGTAAATATCTCCAGCTTTAAATgctttaaaattatctttagaGTCTAAAGCAGAACTAAGTATAAGTAGCTCTATTATTTCATCACTAAATCTGGAATTCAACTTTTCTTGTTAAAATCTATAACTGAATTGAAGACATTGAAATGATAGTGTTGCCGAATTGTCAACGAATCTTTTTGTTGGCATGAACGTCTTGTTGCACTTTTGTATGAAGCATTTAGATCTGGAATTTCAATGTCATGTTGTGTGCAAACCATTTGCACGGACTCCAAGAGTTGATCAAATTCTTCCTCTCTTAAATTGAAAAGTAGTCTTTTAGTAGTTGAGACCAGATCCATGGCACTTATAATATCAATAGATTTTTGTTGCAAAGCTTGACAAAATAGTTTTGTAATTCCCATAATTTTGTACATCATATAAAGTgtgaaaataaattcaaaagatCTCAAAGCTATCAGACAACCACATGCTTCTCCACGTAAAGAACTAGACGATCCTTCTTCCACAATACTTTCAAGCACAGAAATAGTTGCACCAAACATATCAATTAAACTGCAAATAGATTCAAAATGAGAGCTCCATCGAGTAGATCCACTACGATGTAAATTACCAATTTGATTCTTTCCTTTACCAGTATCACG is part of the Impatiens glandulifera chromosome 1, dImpGla2.1, whole genome shotgun sequence genome and encodes:
- the LOC124928116 gene encoding zinc finger MYM-type protein 1-like; the encoded protein is MRGQGYDDASNMSGAWNGLQALFLRECPYAYYIHCFAHRLQLALVGASTTEISVWLFFSKLSTIINLIGCSSKWHSELHSVQTIEIDRMVTSGERDTGKGKNQIGNLHRSGSTRWSSHFESICSLIDMFGATISVLESIVEEGSSSSLRGEACGCLIALRSFEFIFTLYMMYKIMGITKLFCQALQQKSIDIISAMDLVSTTKRLLFNLREEEFDQLLESVQMVCTQHDIEIPDLNASYKSATRRSCQQKDSLTIRQHYHFNVFNSVIDFNKKS